From the genome of Solanum pennellii chromosome 6, SPENNV200:
ATTGTTGAGTTATGTCATAGTTTTACTTCAAGTATCTTGTTATTTCCGAATTGTTAAATGTATTGCTTTCGAAATGGGGTCACATCGAATTTTGATTAAGTGGTGATAGCTTATTGTTGGGGTATGTTTGTTCAATAAATCTGTTGCCCATTTTGCACATTTGTTAAGTAGTGGTGGTGTATATCCTTGCATGTGACAAGTGCATTAGTATGTGTATGTGCACTGTATGTCACCATTATTGCCTTATTCGTTGTGggtttctctttgttttatgTCTCGGTTCTCTGGGAATTATGTTAAAGTTTTTTTGTTTCTCCTAATTTTGATTTCATAATAGTCTGTTTTATCTCCGTTTATCCAAGATGCGTGTTATTAGTCCATCTTCCGCACActaatttatttctattttgttgCATGGTAAATTTTCTCCCGAGTCCATTTGGGACTCCATTCCGTTCTTGCATTTCGGGAGAGTCGTAAAGACTCATATTTTCTATCATCGAGTCAACCTATCAAGTCGGAAGTGCCAGATTCAGAATCACGAAGattgaagaacttgaagaaatcatttagaaaatttctatatttttatatttttgtattttattttgtaatgggcataagcccttgttgttttatttccttgaaatttattttgtatgtttagatTAGGACAGGTACGAAAGAGGAATGGGCCAAAAACCCAAAAgaaaacaggtgggtccaaaactcggtcaaggcgaacagaacccgagtTTGGACCCAAaatccctctctctctctctctctccttttATTATTCGTTTATATGTTTGCTTGAATGTCGTTAGTTAGGGTTAGAAGAATCCAAACCCCATGAACGCGTTTCATTTTgtcaaacttaaaaaattaaaactaagcCTTAAAAAACGATAATATTTCTAATTCATGACTTGTTTAGATGAAACTCTAATAAAGTTAAACTTCGAAACAGATTTGCAAATCGGCAAGATaaactataaatatttcaaaacttgaaaattcacctaagtaaatttttaataagttCAAAGATTCGCAAAAGCTGAAataaatagtcaaataagttaatcgccggaaaaccgtaGTTAGCGGAGCGTCATAGGTGCTTTTTtgaaaccttcctaagacgctaataggaatcccgaacccatttaaatattttcaacacaatttttctgtttaaattgtttgaaaataagttttcttaattttcctcaaaattaagtggcgactcctaaaagtcgaaaatacttttaaaataaaacaaactctttcgaaatcaatcattttttttccgataaaacatatatatatataatattctaTTCTAGCAAAAATGTTTAATGGTGGTTAGGTAGGAAGGAGCAAAGAGTTCAGACAATTTTCAactgaaaaattatatataagtcatattatttgttgttgcaaaaattacattttttttataggaaACATTAGTATACTACTATTTCTAATTATGATCAAACAATTGTGGTGGTATAAGCTTGGATTCATTAAACATTAGTTTGCTTTTAGGGATATAataatcctaaattaattatgtacaaTGACAACTATTTCAATTAATCATGCTCACGGCAACAATATGatgataaaaatcaatttcGAGAATAcagttattattttttgctCTTGCATGTCGAATATATTAAGATACAAATTGAGTTATAacaaaaaatgactttaaaaaataaaataaaatttcaaatcaatatTTGAGACTTCGTATAGAGTCATTTGATGACTTCtcatgaaaaatttcattttcttgaacattatgtacattatatatatatatatatacgcgCGATGTAATTTTCTAATAAGGGGTACATACATAACTTCggatgatataaatataatatgtcGACAACTTGCATATGCTAAATTAAGGTAATAAAAACAAGTGTAACGACAAAGGCATAGACGgctaattattattaatattatatggaGACCATATATTGGCTCCATATATTTAGGTTAAAGATTGGAATAAAGTGAAAAAGCAACAAATCGATACCTTTCGTAAAAAATTGAAAGTGATATATGATAGATTTCATTTTCTGCGAGGAAGAATCTTTGATtctaaagaaagaaagaaaaaaaagacacaaaagcccataaaaaaaaaaagaggagcaGATAGTGATGATTATTGGAGGTTAGAATATTCGGTCATACATATTAATTACACTATTTTGACTTACGGGAAGAAGAGCACAAGGAACGGAGAACTTAGGTAAAAAGTCGGATAGTCAAATTACTAAAATCTTTCAAAAGGATCAGAAAATTTAACTACAAATTCCGACAGTTGAGTTACtaagattttctcaaaaatatcaGAGAACTCGAGTAAAAATTCAGGAGCCACAAAAtcacccacccacccacccaccccccaaaacccaaaaaaaaacacGAAAAATTAGGAGCTACGAGGTAGTAAGATTCCTCCAAGAAAGGATATATATGCTGAATCCATTTGGGTATTTTCTGTCCCCTGGCCCAAAAAAGTGATTTTACTGGcccaaacaagaaaaaaaaaaaagagtgaatGAGTTGTATATTAGTAGtgaataaagaagaaaacaaatgaTTCTTTTGAAACTTTTGGGGGAATTGATTAAATCATTTTGAAGaagttaaaatttatgaattttgataattgCTCTTTTACCACTGGACCTCGAGTCGTTTATATATGATGTTTCTCATACACACATATAAGATTTGAGCTAGAGTTATTAGTTCCGTCGAAGCCACATCATATATATTGATCGCCCTCTTGTGTCTACATTTATAAGCTGTAGCCAAAACAATTGATCAATATCAATAAGGTACACATATATTCAACCTAGGTTTTTGATTGATGCTTGTATTTTCACTTGGAACATAATAACATTTCATCAAACTTAGAGGAAGAAAAGAGTTGGTGCATTGTAAACATGAGAATAATGGATACCATCCCACATCATTTGGGCCTAAAAATAGGACTAAACGTTTGTTATCTATCACAAGTATATTGGAAAATAATCGTTCCTTTTGCTCATTCATTTTAGCAAATTGATAATATTTGTattcaaaatactatttaatAAGAATTAATATCGTAAAATAAATTGCTAGAGGAAAAGGTAGGGAATAATAATCCAGCACAAAatctaaacaaataaaattatgttgtacattatatatttatatcttttgtgTAATGTAATGTAGTACAAATTCCGACCACAAATTACACTAATTTAGAATAGGTGAGAATTAAGGACTTCTTTGACGTTagcaaataaattttttctcaaCATGTCCTTATTTTGGTCCCACTCTTGGCTGTCATTTTTCTACCACATTGGACCACATTTTGGTGTCCGTGCACATTTTTTTTACTAACCAAAAACATGTTGCATAAATATAGAGAAAATAATACATCATAGTTAgattaacaaaaagaaaaaaaaatcatgtgtaGAAGTCAATACCCGAACCATACAAGTTTCTTGCCTGAATAGAACATGTATGGTTCGTTCTTGACTccttaacataaaaaaaaaaagacgatCTAATGTACCAGGATTGTAAACCATAATTTCGAAATTGTTAAAAAGTTGTAATAAAGCTTTTTTGACAGGGAGCAGTAGGAGCAGGGGGCATATGGATGTATTAAGGCATTGTGTCAGTTCCAGGACTATATATtgatgaagaaagaaaagaagcaTAGCATTCATAATTTTCAACTAACTTCAAAataagatcttttttttttttgtgctcATTGAATTCATGATCCAGCTTCTCATCTGTACTGTGTATTTAAAGCAGGCAGCAGAAGGAGCAGAGAggaattaaattcaaaaatttggaTATCAGGAAGTGGAGCAATTCAAGGCAGCTTTAATTTGGTGGATAGTGTTGCCTATTAGGTTATTAACTGTGTTTACTGATTCTGGGCTCATTTTGGCTGATGATGACAAACTGCTTACCAATATCTGGAACACTACTGTCACTAGTGAGCCCCCTCCCCCTGCTCCCATAGTACTACCATTATTCATGGATAATGCCTCGTCCGACCCTCGTCCGTCTGGTGATATTGTGAAACCTGAAGGGAGCAAAGGGATGTAGGTGGTGTCTTCACCACTCATTGCAATGTTGATGGATTGTAAATCAACAGGACTGTAGACTACTAGTGAACCTGATGAGTCTATGCAGCTTTCTTGAAGTATCAACATGTTATTCTGGCTAGTGTTGTAGGCCTGCAACAATGTAACATTGTCCTCGTTATCAGAATCATTCCATTATTTGTTAAATACACTACTCCgtctgtttcaatttgtttgtctggttttgagacaaattaaaatggaattgaaacggagggagtatatgaTTGGATTATGGAAATTTACCCTGAGCACAGAGATAGAATTCCCTGGGTGAGAGCCATTTGCAATGTGAGCTACCTCTTGTACTGGATTTTGGTTGGAAAGAACATCCCACTGtgtcaaaagataaaaaattgaattagcACAAGGCAAAATGTAGACACAATGAGGGAAGAAACAATCTATAATGTACTACAAAATAAACGAAAAGTGGTCTTCTATGCACACCTGAGGTCGAGTCCTTTCGTCCCTAAGGAAATTGAAGACATGTTGTGGAGGAACTGGGAGCCAAATAGTGGAAGCTGCGCTGATGACTACACCATTGGGCTGGCCAGGATCAGTGCACTTTTGAAGCGTGGCTCTAACTTCAAATTCATCCAATGTAGAAATGTTGTTCCACTGGTGTCCATTGGACGGATTTATGCTGGCACAGAAACTGCTCACCATTCTTTCAGCCACTTTCATCATGCTTTTCTTCCCTTCTGGTGACTGAATCACTGCCATCATTGCATCACACGCGAATTAGTTTCAAGCAAATCAAGTATTTAAGCACTTATGTTTGCAAGTATAGTTAGTCTCAAGCTCGACTATACGAGGGGGGTAGCCTGATGCAACAGTATTAATTAGTGAAAAACATATGTCCATTGAGAATACCTCCTCCAAGTTCACGAGAAGAGTTGCCGCTAACCATTAGACAAGCATATCTCTCACACAATCTTTGAAGAGAACCAAGCCATCTCTCTGCTCCAAATGCCATACCACTAAATATAAGATCTCTATATAGCCTATGAATTGAACCTTTCTCTTCCACTTCAACATGTTCCAACCAAGTTACCTATACCACAATAGAATTAACAAATTAGCTATAGTACTACGACTAATGTGGTATTATAGAGCTTATTAGAGCCATTTCGACAACCTTGGAATAACCATTGGGCATGTCTTGTATCAAGCATCCAGATGGGAGCTTATGAACCTTGCAAGAAGAGGGAGGGTACATATTTTCTTGAGTAATATCATAGGAAACATCAACAATTGCCCACGAGCCCGTCTCAATCTGCTGACAAAACCGTAGGAAGTACAATTGTCGTGTTGGTACTAATGGCGAAAGCACTTGCTGTTCTGCATACATCTGCAGGAAGCAGGACTAATTTCAGCCTCTACaacaatatgaatataattcaattacaaaaatgaagttaatactatattttttaCCAATTGTAACGTACTACTCCGACTGCCCATCATGCCACATGATATTACTTCAAGTGTTCTTGCCTTTGAAACAATTGTAGGAAAGAATTCCACCCATTTATTCTACAAAATTATGAGAAACAGATCAAAATTTTCACTATCAGGTTACTTAAAAGCTATACAAAAGGAATGTGAGAGAGAAGGTAGACTAACCACATCCATGAACATGTCGACTAAGGCCAAACCATTCATGATCACAACACCTGATTGCCTGGAAGCCTCAACACGGACATTTGGATTTTTCAGCGAACTGTTAGCCTTTGGAAAAATCTGGCCATATTTATCGATGTCAAGTACATCTCTGCCATCAGTTGTGGACTTTGTCCACAAAGGTTCGTTAGTTTGTAAAAGCCTAATCAATTCCTCCATGGCATTACCAGCAATATCAGCCATAAGGGACTTATCCATGTCTGATATGTTGAATGTAGGACATGGTAAATTTGGAAAAGTACTCGTAGAACTTCCAGGAagaagatcaagatcaagtgaAGGACCAGTTAGTCCAAAATTAGGCATGGACATTAAGTTAAGTGAAGACAAATGAACAGGTTGCACTGGTGGAAGTTGCGAAATAGGCCTCCCCATATACTTTGCAGCAATGCTTGAAATCTTGTCAAGCTACAACATATGTcaaggaaaatgaaataaacataacaaaacagagaaaataaatgtatacGAACAAGAATTGATATCAACCTCCTCTTTTAGTTGCAAATTCTCCATTCTCAACTTTTGTTCATCAAAATAAGTGTCTTCAGTAACTGGAGGACCTCCACAAGATGGACATATCACATTCTTGATTGCTTCCCTTATCGCGATGTTTTCACATCGAATTCTATCATTTTCTGATCGAAGTGCACTATTATCTGCTCTCTCATGTTGACTCTACAATCAACAACTTAATGTTTATTACTCCATCAACATGAAAATAGtgtactactactactactactacatTTTAAACAAAACAAATGAATACCTTCAATTGAGTCCTCCTATTTTGGAaccaaaattttatttgacgAGGAGCCAAACCCAAATCTCTACTCAACTGCAATCTAATTTTCTCATCTGGATGCGGACATTCCTTGAACACACTAACAATGTACAAAAACACCAAAATATTAGTACTATTTTTTGACACTACTATCTAAAATTTCACGAATTCTGAATTTTAGAATAACGCGAACAATTGGATTCGCATACACAAATACTTAAGGTTTAAGAAAAAACTACTCGATTCAGCTATAAACCACTAGGAAttaacaaattgaaaaaaaaaaaaaagacatattaCTAGCTACAactatttaaaaacataacgAAAATTTTTACACATGACTAGGTAaagtatatataagttaaaaaaaatcattattatcattattccttttataattaataCTCAAAAGTAGTAGTTAATATATTTCTTACGATTCAAGGCTTTGAATTTGATGAGCTGTATGTCGATGGAAACGTTTCTTCTTCCGTGACGCATCTGTGGCTTCACCACCGCCACTTGACGAAGCACCACCACCACCGCCGCCGCCGTATTCCATTGATctctttaattaatatatataaatttggacaaggaaaaaaaataattaatcacatgTACATGATGATGATAGATGATTTTTGAGTAAATTAAATAGTAGTTGTAATTGTAATGTAATGATGATAATATTGGGaagttatatatttatattataagaaGAATTGGATGATGTtatatataaaggaaaaaatgaataGCATAGTACAAGGCAAGAATTATGGTTGATGTTTGTAAGAAAATTAACGTAACGGAcgaaaaatcatatatatatatatataaaaaaaataataataaatatgaaatataatgagcATGAATTGAGAAAGAGGATTTGGTggagaaaattagaaaatgaGAAACGGATGGAGAGAAGGGGGAGGGGAAGGTGGGAAGTAATTAATGAAGGAATGCATAGCAATAGGCTATAGGAAGGgagggaagaaaaaaaaaacaaaaaaaaaaaaattttttgggagaattataataaaaatagtatcAATACAAGCACTCTTCGTAAATATCGCTAAATACGTGTAATTATTTAATTCGTTAGTGATATTGTTTGTTCTTAGCCTAGACTTACGTCATTAATAGACTTGTttacttatatacataatatcTCTTATGTGCTTTTGTCGATGTATGCAGATTTCTTATTTTAAGATAGGTATCACAGTCtatattgatattgaatttaatGAGAATTAACTAATATTGACTAAAGTTTTAGGATTCTTTGTTAATTCGAATATTATTTATGCTAAGAATTATTTTTGTGATAGTATAGTTTAGagatctatttttaaaaattagatttaGTAATGGTTAAATTGAATGATAATAATCTATACAGATGAACTAATagttaattgatgaaatttatatcttaatttaAAGAAGGATGATAAAATTTTTTgtctaaatatttttagaaatatatttttttgtttgttataatgttatatatagttaatagccataatatataataaaaaattataacatatttaaacaaattataataaacaaataaaaattttaaattcaaataaaattataattcgataattaaattttattttcgcTTCATActctaaaatatttatatcgTAGGCTTGGGCTTTGCCAACTTTTATCCTCCGCCTTTCTTACCGTTCCATtcgaaaaaaagataaattcaaATGACAATAGACAATAGTCACTTTAATTATAGTTAATTCGATAGaatttagttagtttatacatatataactttGTAGTTCTTTAACTTTCAAAAATCGAagaactttaatttttaaatttatcccACTAAAAAAGTTTAAATGTCTCTCGAAGAAAATAGATagagaaaaaaacacaaaaaaaaacattcctTAGTCATTAATTGGTTAATCTTTTCTTTCTCCCAGTTGGTGTTTGATATTCATTTTATACTGGAGTCTGCTTATATTCAGATTCACATTGAAAAATTTTACATTGAGAAATCCCTTAGccattttattgtttttcttgtttcttaATCGGTATTCGATATTGATCACATTATATTAGAAATTTAAAGCTCGACTAAATTCGAATTCACGCAAAAAATTCTCACATTGggtaagaaaacatcccttagccattttattggttattcttttctttgtttcccACTCCACATAAGATACTTACATTGAAACTTGACTAAactcaaatttaaaatctattaaTTAAGGAGATAAAATACTTACCACCCTATCACAAATTTAGAACCTTTATTAGAATTGCTTATATTCTTATTATAATTTGTCAGCACACTGCTTCCTCTTCCAAATATAGTAGTCGTGTTAACCTAAtaaaattgtttaatatttgaCGTTTTTAGAAAAAAGATACTCTTTGTTGGTTTTTCAAATCCACCCTTTATTTACTACTATAATTAGTGAAAAGTGAGACGTTTAAGGGAAAAAAACATTCTTAGTAAATACTGAAGTAGCAAAAATGAAAGTTAGAATTTTGACTTcgcttttaaaaaatattatatatattaagtgattttttttatatataaatataaaattttaatttaaattaccAAATTTACTCATAGgcaaaataactaaaaaaataaattctttgaaaattaagaaaataccgaaagtaaaaaaaaataagtttcataaTTAACATTTCAAGTTCATTATCAGTCCTTACCACCCGCAAATCGCTAtactattttcttaaataaattacaCATAATTGTAATTAGAGGAAAAATTGTTTCTCAAAAATAAGTAACTATTCCCCTCCCACCCACCCCCAAACAAAACAAACCAAAGTCCCAGGCTGACTTGGTCAATAAGCAAAATTATGTGTGACTTCATTAAAGTTCCAACTGCAAATTAAAGTagtatatttctttattttaggGGTGGCGAGGCCCAAATTTGAACATTTCTCcactccattttttttttaaaaaaataatgttagaaAACTTCATAcacattttcttaatttttcatcaaatgATATTGTTGGCTTAgtatagtatatatatttaatacaaAACAAATGAACACGAAAGATAGAATATTAACCCTGTTTGATGAGTATTCTCTTTAATGacctttttatatttattatacattacattttattaCCCTGATAAAAAGTAATAATGTCATAAATTAAGTCCCAACCTTGAACAGACTGATGGACTAAGTCTTTAGTTtcacacttttttttataaattaaaggcACAAACTAGAGATTTTAACGATTGCGTCTTATTCCGACgttaaaagataataaaaatcAGCACTACAAGCTAAGGTCCTTaaacaacatcaaatcaaacaatctgattaattctgtttttttttcttggggATGCATGCATGcatgtgatttttttatattttgggcTCGATGTTTTGCGTTATCTAATATGATATACACTTATCATATGtatagttgaaaaaaaaagaaactaaatttTTGCTATTGActtgatttgatataaatttcgagtataataatatatggaCCCCTAATGGCACCattttgatgtgatttttcCGGCGAAATTAGAGATTAAATGGCAAAATATGTCACtttcatataattttccaactatttaattatattgacatttgaagaatgaaaatgTCCTAATTCTTAGAAAGTCAAAAAGCATGGTTATCTTTAGTGAGACTTTTTCTTATAGtgttttctctaaatttatatttaaaaaatggtcaaactacaaagaataaaaaagaaattgggATTTCACCACGACAAAAACGATTTTTAGCGACATTAgttattaacattaataaaaagtGCTAAAGCGTTTACCAGCACTAGTTAAGTGTTATTaaaaccaatgtcgctaaaggcattatagacatatacaaagagtgacaattgctccaaaaaatacatatatagagacaattaagaattaaatgccgctaatgatcatttttgttgtagtgtttgaaggataattcaaattaaattaatctcataaattaattaaatcactcatatataattaagaattaagAATAAGATTTTATGAGAGAATTGTAACTTAAATATCCAGTAGATCTTTTGTAATAATAGccaataaaatcattttttatgcAAATGATTTGTTTGTATTAAAGAAAGGTCGATCATAATTCATAAGTGATATGTATtttaataactttaattttgaagaattatAAATGGCCTTAAAAGCTCCAATAAAAAGAATTCATGCATGTTTTTTTATTGGTTTAATGATGAGAACATGATTTTAATTATAGGGAGAAATCAATACTATCatagtcaaaatatttattttgaaatgttttaagttttcatggtttgaactttaaaattaa
Proteins encoded in this window:
- the LOC107021573 gene encoding homeobox-leucine zipper protein HDG11-like, producing the protein MEYGGGGGGGASSSGGGEATDASRKKKRFHRHTAHQIQSLESVFKECPHPDEKIRLQLSRDLGLAPRQIKFWFQNRRTQLKSQHERADNSALRSENDRIRCENIAIREAIKNVICPSCGGPPVTEDTYFDEQKLRMENLQLKEELDKISSIAAKYMGRPISQLPPVQPVHLSSLNLMSMPNFGLTGPSLDLDLLPGSSTSTFPNLPCPTFNISDMDKSLMADIAGNAMEELIRLLQTNEPLWTKSTTDGRDVLDIDKYGQIFPKANSSLKNPNVRVEASRQSGVVIMNGLALVDMFMDVNKWVEFFPTIVSKARTLEVISCGMMGSRSSTLQLMYAEQQVLSPLVPTRQLYFLRFCQQIETGSWAIVDVSYDITQENMYPPSSCKVHKLPSGCLIQDMPNGYSKVTWLEHVEVEEKGSIHRLYRDLIFSGMAFGAERWLGSLQRLCERYACLMVSGNSSRELGGVIQSPEGKKSMMKVAERMVSSFCASINPSNGHQWNNISTLDEFEVRATLQKCTDPGQPNGVVISAASTIWLPVPPQHVFNFLRDERTRPQWDVLSNQNPVQEVAHIANGSHPGNSISVLRAYNTSQNNMLILQESCIDSSGSLVVYSPVDLQSINIAMSGEDTTYIPLLPSGFTISPDGRGSDEALSMNNGSTMGAGGGGSLVTVVFQILVSSLSSSAKMSPESVNTVNNLIGNTIHQIKAALNCSTS